In Geminocystis sp. NIES-3709, a single genomic region encodes these proteins:
- a CDS encoding bifunctional serine/threonine-protein kinase/formylglycine-generating enzyme family protein, which produces MSNWKKGLKLNNGQYVIESILLRSGTGFYYRAKDTSNSQLVTIKATNIFWSSHEDKKNFEEKLIKQAQLIANKCSSPNIIKLYPEVFLENNRAYMIMDYLEGMDLATYVDRKGKLSTDSALKLITKIGSALNILHQNRCIHQDIKPQNIIIDQNTEEPILTDYGLAVKLFALAPRKTQNMDSFSPPEQSANNNTKPATDIYSLSAILYVLVTGQLPTPANFRSYRDLIPPQQYNPELSDRFNQAIIQGMELDIEKRPQNLRDWFQLFKENQPDNSPNIPNKTLTAEMREKILSAVVDNDETIVQKISPINAPPTIIKPKTNYPNIETFEFETISIEPEKKLFGLMSSLKKNTITKNGQFFVEYLGEGVNLDMVFIPSGSFMMGSNNNEVGRDKDENPVHLVNLNSFYISKYPITQLQWRTISSFPKAGRPVKNNPSAFKGDNLPVEKVSWLDAQEFCKRLTKYTNRNYRLPTESEWEYACRGNTKSAFFFGDTIAPDIVNYDGRNDHKKGKFDKKTTPVDSFYPNPFGLYDVHGNVWEWCEDHYTNNYVHTPKDGSAYNATMSNQPRVVRGGSWSLSSQYCRSAKRSSYAADSNYNFIGFRVVCVIDN; this is translated from the coding sequence ATGAGTAATTGGAAAAAAGGATTAAAACTAAATAATGGTCAATACGTTATTGAGTCTATTTTATTAAGAAGTGGTACAGGATTTTATTATCGAGCAAAAGATACCAGTAATTCACAATTAGTAACAATAAAAGCTACTAATATATTCTGGTCATCCCATGAAGATAAAAAGAATTTTGAAGAAAAGTTAATTAAACAGGCACAATTAATCGCTAATAAATGTTCTAGTCCTAATATTATCAAACTTTATCCTGAAGTTTTCCTCGAAAATAATCGTGCTTACATGATAATGGATTATCTTGAGGGAATGGATTTGGCTACTTATGTCGATCGAAAAGGTAAATTGTCCACTGATTCTGCATTAAAATTAATTACTAAAATTGGATCTGCTTTAAACATCCTTCATCAAAATAGGTGTATTCATCAAGACATTAAGCCACAAAATATCATCATTGATCAGAATACAGAAGAGCCAATACTAACAGATTACGGATTAGCCGTCAAATTATTTGCTTTAGCACCAAGAAAAACCCAAAATATGGACTCTTTTAGTCCACCAGAACAGTCTGCTAATAATAACACTAAACCAGCTACAGATATTTATTCTTTATCTGCTATACTTTATGTTTTAGTAACAGGACAATTACCTACTCCTGCAAATTTCAGAAGTTATAGAGATTTAATTCCACCCCAACAATATAACCCAGAATTGAGCGATCGATTTAATCAAGCTATCATTCAGGGAATGGAATTAGACATAGAAAAACGCCCTCAAAATTTAAGAGATTGGTTTCAACTATTTAAGGAAAATCAACCCGATAATTCACCGAATATTCCGAATAAAACCCTCACCGCAGAAATGAGGGAAAAAATACTTTCCGCAGTGGTAGATAATGACGAAACCATTGTACAAAAAATATCTCCTATTAATGCACCACCCACCATTATTAAACCTAAAACTAACTATCCGAATATCGAAACCTTTGAGTTTGAGACAATTTCGATCGAACCAGAGAAAAAATTATTTGGTTTAATGTCAAGTCTTAAGAAAAATACTATCACCAAAAACGGACAATTTTTTGTGGAATATCTGGGAGAAGGAGTTAACCTTGATATGGTATTCATTCCGTCAGGATCATTTATGATGGGATCAAATAATAACGAAGTTGGTAGAGATAAAGATGAAAACCCTGTACATTTAGTTAATCTAAATTCTTTTTATATCAGTAAATATCCCATTACCCAATTACAATGGCGTACAATATCATCATTCCCCAAAGCAGGCCGCCCCGTCAAGAATAATCCTTCAGCTTTTAAAGGGGATAACTTACCAGTAGAAAAAGTATCATGGTTAGACGCTCAAGAATTTTGTAAACGCCTAACTAAATATACGAATAGAAACTATAGATTACCAACAGAATCAGAATGGGAATATGCTTGTCGTGGTAACACTAAGTCAGCATTTTTCTTTGGAGATACTATTGCCCCTGACATTGTCAACTATGATGGAAGAAATGATCATAAAAAAGGAAAATTCGACAAAAAAACAACCCCTGTAGATAGTTTTTATCCTAACCCCTTCGGTTTATACGATGTTCATGGTAATGTCTGGGAATGGTGCGAAGATCACTATACTAATAATTATGTCCATACACCGAAAGATGGTTCAGCCTATAATGCAACTATGAGTAATCAACCGAGGGTTGTTAGAGGGGGTTCGTGGTCTTTATCTTCGCAATATTGTCGTAGTGCAAAAAGAAGTAGTTATGCCGCCGATTCCAATTACAATTTTATCGGTTTTAGGGTTGTGTGTGTGATTGATAATTAG
- a CDS encoding DUF4079 domain-containing protein — translation MKETIREFLQPIADIFSSFNTPESIVHWGHPFFMGIVIFAMGSAVGITGWRSRISEDQELKQTNKGNHRKIAPWLFLFITMGYSGGVLSLIMQGQPIFESPHFWTGSTVIGLLGLNGLISITGFGGNKEGLRTAHAYLGSIALVIMFVHALLGLKLGLSI, via the coding sequence ATGAAAGAAACGATTAGAGAATTTTTACAACCCATAGCTGATATATTTTCTAGTTTTAATACTCCTGAATCGATCGTACATTGGGGACACCCTTTTTTTATGGGAATTGTTATTTTTGCCATGGGTAGTGCTGTTGGTATTACTGGTTGGCGTAGTAGGATTTCCGAAGATCAAGAATTAAAACAAACAAATAAAGGAAATCATCGTAAGATAGCTCCTTGGTTATTTCTATTTATTACTATGGGCTATAGTGGTGGAGTATTGTCGTTGATTATGCAAGGACAACCTATTTTTGAAAGTCCTCATTTTTGGACTGGTTCAACAGTTATCGGTTTATTAGGCTTAAATGGTTTAATCTCGATAACGGGTTTTGGTGGCAATAAAGAAGGTTTACGCACTGCTCATGCTTATCTCGGTAGTATTGCCTTAGTAATTATGTTTGTCCATGCACTTCTTGGCTTAAAGTTAGGACTGTCTATATAA
- a CDS encoding tetratricopeptide repeat protein: MIKKLKQWLKQIPATIQAYDPLNDEDENHHDNEGNGSNTKTSSHKSLGSVKDSDLEFLFHQLLQGVANGWQENRIEQFFEKLTPRITVEIWLDWLQRYRNQLMASPAPHYHFAARMIILGEVTASLPFLRPVGDLAYEIGTELLNRRQNNPIVESLRSRLNQDTENDPDKDLELTESASSLGDVLSLLQNNPEFAENTAKELGINTVDPGMIMEKIVQETELESIPFKESPSPETINDLFNLGLEKAETGDLEEAIAFWDQVLSVDRKFTQAWHNRGSALAYLNRFEEAIHSFDQAIAINVNDYYSWNNRGNALYSLGKWQEAIISWDRVLGVQPNFLSAWYHKGLASEKLNLTSDAIVCYQKCLSIDPNHTLSRNALTRINT, from the coding sequence ATGATCAAGAAACTAAAACAATGGCTTAAACAAATTCCTGCTACTATTCAAGCCTATGATCCCCTTAATGATGAAGACGAAAATCACCATGATAACGAGGGTAATGGAAGTAACACAAAGACATCATCCCACAAATCGCTAGGATCTGTCAAAGACAGTGATCTGGAATTCCTCTTTCATCAACTTTTGCAAGGAGTCGCTAATGGATGGCAAGAAAATCGGATTGAGCAATTTTTTGAAAAATTAACCCCACGAATTACGGTCGAAATTTGGTTAGATTGGTTACAACGCTATCGCAATCAGTTAATGGCTTCCCCTGCACCTCATTATCATTTTGCCGCTAGAATGATTATCTTAGGAGAAGTCACCGCTTCTTTGCCTTTTTTGCGTCCTGTGGGAGATTTAGCCTATGAAATTGGTACGGAATTATTAAACCGCCGACAAAATAATCCGATCGTCGAGTCCTTACGATCGCGCTTAAATCAAGATACAGAAAATGATCCGGATAAGGATCTTGAATTGACGGAATCTGCCAGTTCTTTGGGGGATGTGCTTTCTTTACTACAAAATAACCCCGAATTTGCGGAAAATACAGCGAAGGAATTAGGTATAAATACGGTTGATCCGGGTATGATTATGGAAAAAATTGTCCAAGAAACGGAGTTAGAATCTATACCCTTCAAAGAATCCCCCTCTCCCGAAACTATTAACGATTTATTCAATTTAGGATTAGAGAAAGCCGAAACAGGGGATTTAGAAGAAGCGATCGCATTTTGGGATCAAGTGTTGAGTGTCGATCGTAAATTTACTCAAGCATGGCATAATCGGGGAAGTGCGTTAGCTTACTTGAATCGTTTTGAAGAAGCAATTCATAGTTTTGATCAAGCCATCGCTATCAACGTAAACGACTATTACTCGTGGAATAATCGGGGTAACGCTTTATATAGTCTTGGTAAATGGCAAGAAGCAATTATCAGTTGGGATCGAGTTTTAGGTGTTCAACCTAATTTCTTGTCTGCTTGGTATCATAAGGGTTTAGCCTCAGAAAAATTGAACTTGACTTCTGATGCGATCGTCTGTTACCAAAAATGTCTCTCGATCGATCCTAATCATACTCTATCTCGTAACGCTTTAACCAGAATAAACACCTAA